In a single window of the Bradyrhizobium sp. ORS 285 genome:
- a CDS encoding GNAT family N-acetyltransferase gives MTMAAVIESRTAQAPAQKLMSGIAEVDIISDLAAAEPVWRALESPDHVSTPYQRIDLLGAWQRAVGTREHASPFVVVGRDAEQRPLMLLPLALRNAFGVRVATFMGGKHTTFNMPLMDRDFAARADAGDLDVLLAGLRDHGGVDVLALSQQPMRWRDLPNPMAHWPHQPSVNDCPVLLMPPGAAPTALLSNSFRKRLKSKEKKLQALPGYRYMIADSDAEIGEMLDWFFRVKPLRMAEQKLPNVFAEPGIEEFVRLACMAKLGCGRRAIEIHALRCDAEIIALFAGVADGTRFSMMFNTYTLSENARWSPGLILMRSIIDHYAQQDFRALDLGIGSDDYKRVFCKDDEPIFDSFIPLTARGRVAASAMAAIGRAKHAVKHSPALFRLAQRLRGALQPRRGNVKDED, from the coding sequence ATGACCATGGCCGCCGTGATCGAGAGCCGGACGGCGCAGGCGCCCGCGCAAAAACTGATGTCTGGCATCGCTGAAGTCGACATCATCTCCGATCTTGCCGCCGCCGAGCCGGTCTGGCGCGCGCTCGAATCTCCCGACCATGTCTCGACGCCGTACCAGCGAATCGATTTGCTCGGCGCGTGGCAACGCGCTGTCGGCACGCGCGAGCATGCGTCACCGTTCGTCGTCGTCGGGCGTGATGCCGAGCAGCGTCCCCTGATGCTGCTGCCGCTGGCATTGCGTAACGCCTTCGGCGTGCGTGTCGCCACCTTCATGGGCGGCAAGCACACGACCTTCAACATGCCGCTGATGGATCGCGACTTCGCCGCGCGCGCGGACGCCGGCGATCTCGACGTCCTGCTCGCAGGATTGCGCGATCACGGCGGTGTCGACGTGCTTGCGCTGTCGCAGCAGCCGATGCGCTGGCGCGACCTCCCCAATCCCATGGCGCACTGGCCGCACCAACCGTCGGTGAACGACTGCCCGGTGCTGCTGATGCCACCCGGCGCCGCGCCGACGGCGCTGTTGTCGAACTCCTTCCGCAAGCGGCTCAAGAGCAAGGAGAAGAAGCTGCAGGCGCTGCCCGGCTATCGTTACATGATCGCCGACAGCGACGCCGAGATCGGCGAGATGCTGGACTGGTTCTTTCGCGTCAAGCCACTCCGCATGGCCGAGCAGAAGCTGCCGAACGTGTTCGCCGAGCCGGGAATCGAAGAATTCGTACGGCTGGCCTGCATGGCCAAGCTCGGCTGCGGTCGTCGCGCCATCGAGATTCACGCATTGCGTTGCGACGCCGAGATCATCGCCCTGTTCGCCGGCGTCGCCGACGGCACGCGCTTCTCGATGATGTTCAACACCTACACGCTGTCCGAGAACGCGCGCTGGAGCCCGGGGCTGATCCTGATGCGCTCGATCATCGATCACTATGCGCAACAGGATTTCCGCGCGCTCGATCTCGGCATCGGCTCGGACGACTACAAGCGGGTGTTCTGCAAGGACGACGAGCCGATCTTCGACAGCTTCATTCCGCTGACCGCGCGCGGCCGCGTGGCCGCGAGCGCCATGGCTGCGATCGGGCGGGCGAAGCATGCCGTCAAGCACAGCCCCGCCCTGTTCCGCCTCGCGCAGCGTCTCCGCGGCGCGCTGCAGCCGCGGAGGGGCAACGTGAAGGATGAGGACTAA
- a CDS encoding COX15/CtaA family protein: MTTVPHARDTAAIRVWLSIVAGLIALMVLVGGATRLTESGLSIVEWKPVTGTLPPLSEQAWTDAFEAYKQIPQYRQMNAGMTLHEFKTIFWWEWGHRLLGRVIGMVYLLPFLWFLWRGAVSGPLGRRLWLIFGLGALQGAVGWWMVASGLTERTEVAPVRLATHLSLALLIFASIVWTLRRLKPRDEADVPARLRLTAWMLVGVTFVQLYLGALVAGLRAGLVYNTWPEIDGSLIPQAADLFAHAPWWINLFENHLTVQFMHRMTAYTLLALAAWHAFDVMRAGAGRDMVRGAHRLLAAILVQAVLGIATLLMVVPISLALLHQGTAIIVLTFAVLQAERMSPRRSAVITLPQAAVAAGQVG, from the coding sequence ATGACCACGGTTCCCCACGCCCGAGACACTGCCGCGATCCGCGTCTGGCTCTCGATCGTTGCCGGCCTGATCGCGCTGATGGTGCTGGTCGGCGGTGCGACCCGGCTGACCGAATCCGGACTGTCGATCGTCGAATGGAAGCCGGTCACCGGCACGCTGCCGCCACTCTCGGAGCAGGCCTGGACCGACGCGTTCGAAGCGTACAAGCAGATCCCGCAATACCGGCAGATGAATGCCGGCATGACCTTGCACGAGTTCAAGACGATCTTCTGGTGGGAGTGGGGTCACCGGCTGCTCGGCCGCGTCATCGGCATGGTCTATCTGCTGCCGTTCCTGTGGTTCCTGTGGCGTGGCGCCGTTTCCGGGCCGCTCGGCCGCCGTCTCTGGCTGATCTTCGGCCTCGGCGCGCTGCAGGGCGCGGTCGGCTGGTGGATGGTGGCGTCGGGCCTCACCGAGCGCACCGAGGTGGCGCCGGTCCGTCTGGCGACGCATCTGTCGCTGGCGCTTCTGATCTTCGCCTCGATCGTCTGGACCTTGCGGCGACTCAAGCCGCGCGACGAGGCCGACGTGCCGGCCCGGCTGCGGCTCACCGCCTGGATGCTGGTCGGCGTCACTTTCGTGCAGCTCTATCTCGGCGCCCTGGTCGCAGGTCTCCGCGCCGGTCTCGTCTACAACACCTGGCCGGAGATCGACGGCAGCCTGATCCCCCAGGCGGCCGATCTCTTCGCCCACGCGCCGTGGTGGATCAATCTGTTTGAGAACCATCTGACGGTGCAGTTCATGCATCGCATGACGGCCTATACGCTGCTGGCGCTGGCGGCGTGGCACGCCTTCGACGTGATGCGTGCGGGCGCCGGCCGCGACATGGTGCGCGGGGCCCACCGGCTTCTCGCGGCGATCCTGGTCCAGGCGGTGCTCGGCATCGCGACCTTGCTGATGGTGGTGCCGATCTCGCTTGCGCTGCTGCATCAGGGCACGGCGATCATCGTGCTGACGTTCGCGGTGCTGCAGGCGGAGCGGATGTCGCCGCGGCGAAGTGCTGTGATCACCCTGCCGCAGGCGGCTGTGGCTGCGGGGCAGGTCGGGTAG
- a CDS encoding PIN domain-containing protein, with the protein MSTFFDSNILVYAYSTDPRRDRAIDVIADGGVISVQVLNEFTNVLRRKQKLDWPTVEAALSSIIFRFPDARPLTVATHTTAIALARDHGLQFYDALIVASALDADCDTLVSEDLQHGRSFGSLTIVNPFLGL; encoded by the coding sequence GTGAGCACGTTCTTCGACAGCAACATTCTCGTCTACGCCTATTCCACTGACCCGCGGCGTGATCGCGCTATTGATGTGATCGCCGATGGTGGCGTCATCAGCGTCCAGGTGCTGAACGAGTTCACCAACGTTTTGCGCAGAAAGCAGAAGCTCGACTGGCCTACCGTCGAAGCCGCGCTATCCTCAATCATCTTTCGTTTCCCCGACGCGCGGCCATTGACCGTGGCTACCCACACCACGGCGATCGCCCTCGCCCGCGATCACGGCCTGCAATTCTACGATGCTCTCATCGTCGCCTCAGCGCTAGACGCCGACTGCGATACCCTCGTCAGTGAAGACTTGCAGCACGGTCGCAGCTTTGGCAGCCTCACGATCGTCAACCCGTTCCTGGGTTTATGA
- a CDS encoding LamG-like jellyroll fold domain-containing protein: MSFDESNDKKSAADHPAGRVDRRTLLRNAMGASALGLGASMLPGQAQAHWHWRMHHHHHHVTTSFALAVLPDTQFYSRYATSEEGQAYQRQYGSTPYPAQTQFIVDNAAKYHIPFTIHLGDVVDQVKHPQQWAVADAAMKLLENAGRPYSVLAGNHDVLQALEFENAASQSSGTDAQRGSSEPYLSWFPASRAAKQQTFLERHPSGWHEAHVFHACGVSFMVLSLSWRASDDAIAWARSMIARYPMLPVILANHQLLNIANDGVSPLEVAYGQYLWDKLIRSNDQIFMTLNGHYHGGAHLVKFNDFHNPVHEMVVDYQMAYQGGNGLMRLYEFDFTKNKIDVASFSPWVVEKPKDSLKQFDRAWLTEENHEFTIDIDFQRRFSRFTHFCHLPAFAGTPILPRVKQDLYANYTEQPEPVVVPPANEQDYPLIAETVAHWRIASSAIGKAVAAGTALPDLTSGNPMQRASLAGAAQVADVVFTADKHRLSSAAGSVQFLNTTKQGGGRFSWFTTAANAPINAATFAKGYTVEAFIKIDPNWKAADHAWCNILTRFGNRGWLPGYAGGDPESPPILFAISNLREVQWEIVPSSATTQPQTDWSGEIMLNTWYHLAIVNDPKDNSTVLYIEGAPVVRSVIGGNGLASVAASQPWALGCGWWDRAPSDGFIGSIGEVRVVSKPLAPNQWLTARRASA; encoded by the coding sequence ATGTCTTTCGACGAATCAAACGACAAGAAATCCGCGGCAGATCATCCGGCTGGGCGCGTCGATCGCCGCACGCTGCTGCGCAACGCCATGGGCGCCTCGGCGCTCGGCCTCGGCGCCAGCATGCTGCCGGGCCAGGCGCAGGCGCACTGGCATTGGCGCATGCACCATCACCATCATCATGTCACCACCAGCTTCGCGCTCGCGGTGCTGCCGGACACGCAGTTCTACTCGCGCTATGCGACCTCGGAAGAAGGCCAGGCCTATCAGCGCCAGTATGGCAGTACGCCCTATCCGGCGCAGACGCAGTTCATCGTCGACAACGCTGCGAAGTATCACATCCCGTTCACGATCCATCTCGGCGACGTCGTCGACCAGGTCAAGCATCCGCAACAATGGGCGGTCGCCGACGCCGCGATGAAGCTGCTGGAGAACGCAGGCCGGCCCTACTCCGTGCTCGCCGGCAATCACGACGTGCTGCAGGCGCTCGAGTTCGAGAATGCAGCGAGCCAGAGCTCGGGCACGGACGCGCAGCGCGGCTCATCCGAGCCGTATTTGTCCTGGTTCCCGGCCAGCCGCGCCGCCAAGCAGCAGACCTTCCTGGAGCGGCATCCGAGCGGCTGGCACGAAGCGCATGTGTTCCACGCCTGCGGCGTCAGCTTCATGGTGCTGTCACTGTCCTGGCGCGCGTCCGACGACGCCATCGCCTGGGCGCGCAGCATGATCGCGCGCTATCCGATGCTGCCGGTGATCCTCGCCAATCACCAGCTGCTCAACATCGCCAATGACGGCGTGAGCCCGCTCGAGGTCGCCTATGGCCAGTATCTCTGGGACAAGCTCATTCGCAGCAACGACCAGATCTTCATGACGCTCAACGGCCATTATCACGGCGGCGCGCATCTCGTGAAGTTCAACGACTTCCACAATCCCGTGCACGAGATGGTCGTCGACTACCAGATGGCCTATCAGGGCGGCAACGGCCTGATGCGGCTGTACGAGTTCGACTTCACGAAGAACAAGATCGACGTCGCCTCGTTCTCGCCGTGGGTCGTGGAGAAGCCGAAGGACAGCCTCAAGCAGTTCGACCGCGCCTGGCTGACCGAGGAGAACCACGAGTTCACCATCGACATCGACTTCCAGCGCCGGTTCTCGCGCTTCACCCATTTCTGCCATCTGCCGGCCTTCGCCGGCACGCCGATCCTGCCGCGCGTCAAGCAGGACCTCTACGCCAACTACACCGAACAGCCCGAGCCCGTCGTCGTGCCGCCCGCCAACGAGCAGGACTATCCGCTGATCGCCGAGACGGTCGCACACTGGCGCATCGCCTCCTCTGCGATCGGCAAGGCCGTCGCCGCCGGCACCGCGCTGCCGGACCTCACCTCGGGCAATCCGATGCAGCGCGCCTCGCTCGCCGGCGCCGCCCAGGTCGCCGACGTCGTCTTCACCGCCGATAAGCATCGCCTGTCGTCGGCCGCAGGCAGCGTGCAGTTCCTCAACACCACCAAGCAGGGCGGCGGCCGCTTCAGCTGGTTCACGACGGCGGCCAACGCGCCGATCAATGCAGCGACCTTCGCCAAGGGCTACACGGTCGAGGCCTTCATCAAGATCGATCCGAACTGGAAGGCGGCCGATCACGCCTGGTGCAACATCCTCACCCGCTTCGGCAACCGCGGCTGGCTGCCGGGCTATGCCGGCGGTGATCCGGAATCGCCGCCGATCCTGTTCGCGATTTCCAACCTGCGCGAGGTGCAGTGGGAGATCGTGCCGTCGAGTGCGACCACGCAGCCGCAGACCGACTGGTCCGGCGAGATCATGCTCAACACCTGGTACCACCTCGCGATCGTCAACGACCCCAAAGACAATTCGACGGTGCTCTACATCGAGGGCGCGCCGGTGGTGCGCAGCGTGATCGGCGGCAACGGCCTCGCCAGCGTCGCGGCGTCCCAGCCCTGGGCGCTCGGCTGCGGCTGGTGGGACCGGGCACCATCGGACGGCTTCATCGGCAGCATCGGCGAGGTCCGCGTGGTGTCGAAGCCGCTGGCGCCGAACCAGTGGCTGACGGCGCGCCGCGCCAGCGCCTGA
- a CDS encoding enoyl-CoA hydratase, producing MSAPALAHAADAPILLREMAGSVAVLTLNRPAQRNSLSESLIAELHRALAEIGADKAVRAVVIAANGPAFCAGHDLKELTARRADADRGRAFFAQLMTACSAMMQAIVHLPKPVVASVQGIATAAGCQLVASCDLAVASERASFATPGVDIGLFCSTPMVALSRNVSRKQAMEMLLTGEPVPAPRAREIGLINRVVTPGTERDTAIALAQQVARKSAHTIKLGKEAFYRQAEMNLADAYRYAAEVMTENMLARDAEEGIGAFIEKRTPTWRDE from the coding sequence ATGTCCGCCCCTGCCCTCGCCCATGCTGCCGACGCACCGATCCTGTTGCGCGAGATGGCCGGCTCCGTCGCGGTGCTGACGCTGAACCGGCCGGCCCAGCGCAACAGCCTGTCGGAGTCGCTGATCGCCGAGCTGCATCGGGCGCTCGCCGAGATCGGCGCCGACAAGGCGGTGCGCGCCGTCGTGATCGCCGCCAACGGCCCGGCCTTCTGCGCCGGCCATGACCTGAAGGAGCTCACCGCGCGCCGGGCCGACGCCGATCGCGGCCGCGCCTTCTTCGCGCAGCTGATGACTGCCTGCAGCGCGATGATGCAGGCCATCGTGCATCTGCCGAAACCCGTTGTCGCCTCCGTGCAGGGCATCGCCACCGCCGCCGGCTGCCAGTTGGTCGCAAGCTGCGACCTCGCGGTGGCCTCCGAGCGCGCCTCGTTCGCCACGCCCGGCGTTGATATCGGCCTGTTCTGCTCGACGCCGATGGTCGCGCTGTCGCGCAATGTCAGCCGCAAGCAAGCCATGGAGATGCTGCTGACCGGCGAGCCGGTTCCGGCCCCGCGCGCCCGCGAGATCGGGCTGATCAACCGGGTGGTGACACCGGGCACGGAACGCGACACCGCGATTGCGCTGGCACAACAAGTCGCGCGCAAATCCGCGCATACGATCAAGCTCGGCAAGGAAGCGTTCTACCGCCAGGCCGAAATGAACCTTGCCGACGCCTATCGTTATGCGGCAGAGGTGATGACCGAGAACATGCTCGCCCGCGACGCGGAAGAAGGCATCGGCGCCTTCATCGAGAAGCGGACGCCGACCTGGCGGGATGAGTAG
- the rpsI gene encoding 30S ribosomal protein S9, with protein MAESIQSLDQLSQLKGAVTAPDAPKYEKKVDKFGRAYATGKRKDAVARVWIKPGSGKVTVNTRDIEVYFARPVLRMMIEQPMVVAARKGQYDVICTVAGGGLSGQAGAVRHGLSKALTNFEPELRSVLKKGGFLTRDSRVVERKKYGKAKARRSFQFSKR; from the coding sequence ATGGCCGAAAGCATCCAGTCTCTCGATCAGCTGTCGCAGCTCAAGGGCGCGGTCACCGCTCCGGACGCTCCGAAGTATGAAAAGAAGGTCGACAAGTTCGGCCGCGCCTATGCCACCGGCAAGCGCAAGGACGCGGTTGCCCGCGTCTGGATCAAGCCGGGCTCCGGCAAGGTCACCGTCAACACCCGCGACATCGAAGTCTACTTTGCCCGTCCGGTGCTGCGCATGATGATCGAGCAGCCGATGGTCGTTGCCGCCCGCAAGGGCCAGTACGACGTGATCTGCACGGTCGCCGGCGGCGGTCTGTCCGGCCAGGCCGGCGCGGTCCGTCACGGCCTGTCGAAGGCGCTGACCAACTTCGAGCCGGAGCTGCGCAGCGTCCTCAAGAAGGGCGGCTTCCTGACCCGCGACTCGCGCGTCGTCGAGCGTAAGAAGTACGGCAAGGCCAAGGCTCGCCGCTCCTTCCAGTTCTCGAAGCGCTGA
- a CDS encoding CoA-binding protein, translated as MNHDTYPDDYIRGILNGVKVIAMVGASPSEIRPSFFAFKYLVQRGYDMIPVNPGHVGKSLMGRPFVASLADIGRPLDMVDIFRSSQHIMPVVDEALKLSPLPKVIWMQLGARDDAAAEKAEAAGMKVVMNRCPKIEYGRLSSEISWMGVNSRTISAKRAPIPTQGMRLSLNRTSVGGGATAAADRAAKDRSDPT; from the coding sequence ATGAATCACGACACCTATCCCGACGACTACATCCGCGGCATCCTCAACGGCGTGAAGGTGATCGCGATGGTCGGCGCCTCGCCGTCCGAGATCCGGCCGAGCTTCTTCGCCTTCAAATATCTGGTGCAGCGCGGCTACGACATGATTCCGGTGAACCCCGGTCATGTCGGCAAGAGCCTGATGGGCCGCCCGTTCGTCGCCTCGCTCGCCGACATCGGCCGCCCGCTCGACATGGTCGACATTTTCCGCAGCTCACAGCACATCATGCCCGTGGTCGACGAGGCGCTGAAGCTCTCCCCCCTGCCGAAGGTGATCTGGATGCAGCTCGGCGCCCGCGACGATGCCGCCGCCGAGAAGGCCGAGGCCGCCGGCATGAAGGTGGTCATGAACCGCTGCCCCAAGATCGAGTATGGCCGGCTGTCGTCGGAGATCTCTTGGATGGGCGTCAACTCCCGAACCATCAGCGCCAAGCGCGCCCCGATCCCCACGCAGGGCATGCGGCTGTCGCTGAACCGCACCAGCGTCGGCGGCGGCGCCACCGCAGCCGCGGATCGCGCCGCGAAGGACAGAAGCGATCCGACCTGA
- a CDS encoding DUF2842 domain-containing protein encodes MTIRTRKLIGAIALLLLAFAWSMMGMVLAQFPLIANSGWMQAVYYVVVGMGWVLPAMPIVSWMLRPDPAQES; translated from the coding sequence ATGACCATCCGCACCCGCAAATTGATCGGCGCGATCGCGCTGTTGCTGCTCGCCTTCGCCTGGTCGATGATGGGCATGGTGCTGGCGCAATTCCCCCTGATCGCCAATTCCGGCTGGATGCAGGCGGTGTATTACGTCGTGGTCGGCATGGGCTGGGTGCTGCCGGCCATGCCGATCGTGAGCTGGATGCTGCGCCCCGATCCGGCGCAGGAAAGCTGA
- a CDS encoding O-acetylhomoserine aminocarboxypropyltransferase, protein MTERAPGFATLAIHAGAQPDPTTGARATPIYQTTSFVFNDADHAASLFGLQAFGNIYTRIGNPTNAVLEERVAALEGGTAALAVASGHAAQVVALQQLLAPGDEFIAARKLYGGSINQFTHSFKSFGWNVVWADTDDIASFEAAVSPRTKAIFIESIANPGGTITDIEAIAQVARKAGVPLIVDNTLASPYLIRPIDHGADIVLHSLTKFLGGHGNSIGGIIVDAGTFDWAGSGDKYPMLTHPRPEYHGIRIHETFGNFAFAIACRVLGLRDLGPALSPFNAFMILTGIETLPLRVQKHSDNAKAVAEFLSKHPAVAAVNYAGLPEDKYHALARKYCPKGAGAVFTFSLKGGYDSGVKLVSNLKLFSHLANVGDTRSLVIHPASTTHSQLDDAAKTKAGAGPDIVRISVGIEDKEDLIADLEQALSA, encoded by the coding sequence ATGACCGAACGTGCCCCCGGATTCGCCACCCTCGCCATTCACGCCGGCGCCCAGCCCGACCCGACCACCGGCGCGCGGGCGACGCCGATCTATCAGACCACCTCGTTCGTCTTCAACGATGCCGACCACGCCGCCTCGTTGTTCGGCCTGCAGGCGTTCGGCAACATCTACACCCGCATCGGCAACCCGACCAACGCCGTGCTCGAGGAGCGCGTCGCCGCGCTCGAGGGCGGCACCGCCGCGCTTGCGGTCGCCTCGGGCCACGCCGCGCAGGTCGTGGCCTTGCAGCAGCTGCTGGCGCCCGGCGACGAGTTCATCGCCGCGCGAAAGCTCTATGGCGGCTCGATCAACCAGTTCACGCATTCGTTCAAGAGCTTTGGCTGGAACGTGGTGTGGGCCGACACCGATGATATCGCGAGCTTCGAGGCCGCGGTGAGCCCGCGTACCAAGGCGATCTTCATCGAGTCCATCGCCAACCCCGGCGGCACCATCACCGACATCGAGGCCATCGCGCAGGTCGCGCGGAAAGCGGGCGTGCCGCTGATCGTCGACAACACGCTCGCCTCGCCCTACCTGATCCGCCCGATCGATCACGGCGCCGACATCGTGCTGCACTCGCTGACCAAGTTCCTCGGCGGCCACGGCAACTCGATCGGCGGCATCATCGTCGACGCCGGCACCTTCGATTGGGCCGGCAGCGGCGACAAATATCCGATGCTGACGCATCCGCGTCCCGAATATCACGGCATCCGCATCCACGAGACCTTCGGCAATTTCGCCTTCGCGATCGCCTGCCGCGTGCTCGGCCTGCGCGATTTGGGTCCGGCGCTGTCGCCGTTCAACGCGTTCATGATCCTGACGGGCATCGAGACCCTGCCGCTGCGCGTGCAGAAGCACAGCGACAATGCCAAGGCGGTCGCGGAATTTCTCAGCAAGCATCCGGCCGTCGCCGCGGTCAACTATGCCGGCCTGCCCGAGGACAAGTATCATGCGCTCGCCCGCAAATACTGCCCGAAGGGCGCCGGCGCCGTGTTCACCTTCTCACTCAAGGGCGGCTATGATTCCGGCGTCAAGCTGGTGTCGAACCTGAAGCTGTTCTCGCACCTCGCCAATGTCGGCGACACCCGCTCGCTGGTGATCCACCCGGCCTCGACCACGCACAGCCAGCTCGACGACGCCGCCAAGACCAAAGCCGGCGCCGGCCCCGACATCGTCCGCATCTCCGTCGGCATCGAGGACAAGGAAGACCTGATTGCCGACCTGGAGCAGGCGCTGAGCGCGTAA
- a CDS encoding AbrB/MazE/SpoVT family DNA-binding domain-containing protein — MQVIKVDDSLAVLLPKKLVDELGIKEGDDVSVLSLAKDAIAVQKAATRAEFLKQIEPLRFPLPADYKFDRDEANGR; from the coding sequence ATGCAGGTTATCAAAGTGGACGACAGCCTTGCGGTGCTATTGCCCAAAAAGCTGGTCGACGAGCTCGGCATCAAGGAAGGTGACGACGTCAGCGTCCTTTCGCTCGCCAAGGACGCGATCGCGGTGCAGAAGGCCGCAACGCGCGCCGAGTTCCTGAAGCAAATCGAGCCATTGCGTTTTCCTCTCCCCGCAGACTACAAGTTTGACCGGGACGAGGCAAACGGGCGGTGA
- a CDS encoding PaaI family thioesterase — protein MTAKMTIPELEAFLHAEFPQAFRTGGDIAIESADGKSCVLRQRFNERMLRPGGTVSGPTLMALADFAMYVVLLSAIGPVGLAVTTNLNINFLRKGAAGADVLAEARLLKLGKRLAVGEVTLLSGESPDPIAHVTATYSIPNA, from the coding sequence ATGACGGCGAAGATGACCATTCCGGAGCTGGAGGCGTTCCTGCACGCGGAATTTCCCCAGGCCTTCCGGACCGGCGGCGACATCGCGATCGAAAGCGCTGATGGCAAGAGCTGCGTGCTGCGGCAGCGCTTCAACGAGCGTATGCTGCGCCCCGGCGGAACCGTGTCCGGGCCGACGCTGATGGCCTTGGCCGATTTCGCGATGTACGTGGTGCTGCTGTCGGCGATCGGCCCGGTCGGGCTCGCGGTGACCACGAACCTCAACATCAACTTCCTGCGCAAGGGCGCGGCCGGCGCCGACGTGCTCGCCGAGGCCCGGCTGCTGAAGCTCGGCAAGCGGCTCGCGGTCGGCGAAGTCACTCTGCTGTCAGGGGAATCCCCCGATCCGATTGCCCACGTCACGGCCACCTATTCCATTCCGAATGCGTGA
- a CDS encoding polysaccharide deacetylase family protein translates to MSSDNRWLRSARLELAYFSGRALLASRATRGAGAILRFERVRPRRKDAFQPLKRSEITPAFLDKVIRALKRWGYDIVSLDEACERSVRLPESRQFACLTFDGGAKDLITHAYPVLARHGVPFTAYVPTAFPDGLGEAWWLALEAVTAREARINLVIDHREQRFSVFKPAEKAELYAYLFAWLRKLPPAELSGAIRDLCSRHGFDLSALTRETSMDWADISRLAADPKVTIGSATVHYPVLAHLKDADAQREIAMGKAVLETALRRPVRHMAYPFGDRDSFRRSDVVLAEQAGFVSAATAIGGVVQSEGRTDLHMLPRIAWDGRSRSLRALKVLMAGVTLPRQKFAPRPELDLG, encoded by the coding sequence TTGTCGTCGGACAACAGGTGGCTGCGCAGCGCCCGGCTCGAACTGGCCTATTTCAGCGGCCGCGCGTTGCTGGCCTCGCGCGCGACGCGGGGCGCCGGTGCCATCCTTCGGTTCGAGCGCGTGCGCCCGCGCCGCAAGGATGCGTTTCAGCCGCTCAAGCGCTCCGAGATCACGCCGGCCTTTCTCGACAAGGTCATCCGTGCGCTCAAGCGCTGGGGCTATGATATCGTCTCGCTTGACGAGGCCTGTGAGCGCTCGGTGCGGCTGCCCGAAAGCCGACAGTTTGCCTGCCTGACCTTCGATGGCGGCGCGAAAGACCTGATCACGCATGCCTATCCCGTGCTGGCCCGCCACGGCGTGCCGTTCACGGCCTATGTGCCCACCGCCTTTCCTGACGGGCTCGGCGAAGCCTGGTGGCTGGCGCTCGAGGCCGTCACCGCGCGGGAAGCCCGCATCAATCTGGTCATCGATCATCGCGAACAGCGCTTCTCCGTGTTCAAGCCGGCCGAAAAGGCCGAGCTGTACGCCTATCTCTTCGCCTGGCTGCGCAAGCTGCCGCCCGCGGAGCTGTCGGGCGCGATCCGCGATCTCTGCTCGCGCCATGGATTCGATCTGTCGGCACTGACGCGCGAGACGTCGATGGATTGGGCCGATATCTCCAGGCTGGCGGCCGATCCCAAGGTCACCATCGGCAGCGCCACGGTGCATTATCCTGTGCTCGCGCATCTCAAGGACGCCGATGCCCAGCGCGAGATCGCGATGGGCAAGGCGGTGCTGGAGACGGCGCTGCGGCGCCCGGTCCGGCACATGGCGTATCCGTTCGGCGATCGCGACTCCTTCCGCCGCAGCGATGTAGTGCTTGCGGAGCAGGCGGGCTTCGTCAGCGCCGCCACGGCGATCGGCGGGGTCGTGCAGAGCGAGGGCCGCACCGATCTGCACATGCTGCCGCGTATCGCCTGGGACGGCCGCTCGCGCTCGCTGCGGGCGCTGAAGGTGCTGATGGCCGGGGTGACCCTGCCGCGACAAAAATTCGCGCCGCGACCCGAGCTCGACCTCGGCTGA
- the rplM gene encoding 50S ribosomal protein L13: MKTFSAKPAEVQKKWVVIDAKGLVVGRLATLVAMRLRGKHLPIYTPHVDCGDNVIIVNAAHAVLTGRKREQKTYYKHTGYVGHVKERTARQILEGRFPERVIEKAVERMIPRGPLGRVQMGNLRVYGGPDHPHEAQNPEKVDIAKMNRKNTRAA, translated from the coding sequence ATGAAAACCTTTTCGGCAAAGCCGGCCGAGGTCCAGAAGAAGTGGGTCGTGATCGACGCCAAGGGTCTGGTCGTCGGTCGTCTCGCCACGCTGGTCGCGATGCGGCTGCGCGGCAAGCACCTCCCGATCTACACGCCGCACGTCGACTGCGGCGACAACGTCATCATCGTCAACGCCGCGCACGCCGTTCTGACCGGCCGCAAGCGCGAGCAGAAGACGTACTACAAGCACACCGGCTACGTCGGCCACGTCAAGGAGCGCACCGCGCGCCAGATCCTCGAAGGCCGCTTCCCGGAGCGCGTGATCGAGAAGGCCGTCGAGCGCATGATCCCGCGCGGGCCGCTCGGCCGCGTGCAGATGGGCAATCTGCGTGTCTATGGCGGACCTGATCATCCGCACGAGGCGCAGAACCCCGAGAAGGTCGACATCGCCAAGATGAACCGCAAGAACACGAGGGCCGCATAA